The Calliphora vicina chromosome 3, idCalVici1.1, whole genome shotgun sequence genome contains a region encoding:
- the LOC135954244 gene encoding polyhomeotic-proximal chromatin protein isoform X2: MDPNSSPWPYAYNRIVPAASSTTSADDFQHPHLASSAQSLLLQAAHSNIAANIAAGGGSFVSPSPISGYNPVFQQIYHHAAAASAVQPKPAHYASSAVNTPHRQLQIPATLDKQLTSFQNQAAIAAVSSAAAAVVNNAAAATNYYGENSSSSGASPSPTTSTITPTTLSWNTPTMISNTFLAMQQQQQQQQAQQQQQQSQQQQQHQQQQQLNLAADKVQIKQENTQCTKAQVKAYNDLLYLTQLQQQQQQLQQQQQQQQQQQQQQQQQQQEEEETTYYTIDGKHYKIVRKSQAQQNQQPQQQQQVLQIEQQHPSPASSTTTQQQYPVYASPALSSTGNSSPALHNANVSNNTTTPPQVIVYKTTTATSAESPIRRSTHVANAGSPATSSNTVAYSSVIQSTLQQQQLQQQHQQQQQQQQQQQQQHQLHLWKIEDAAGQEEDVKNVLQLQVKQEHQNLDYHTGGGIVGGGGNVVMSDNLIFNLPPGLEIKQTSGGINVCQANNNNNSQHSPTVLQHTQQQQQQHQQQQQQLLAQQQQQQQNLYNEQKLQQQQQQQQQQPDNKRRQHMIANMLMSPSHTTTSTNNNNNNNNTSSTSSSSSHHHTSATTSQIQINSKAQEEKHQQQQQQLVVTKSTKTPRKRQPKKTLITNDYESQQSPQQQQESSTASHHQQQQQQQQHVQQQQQQQQQQQQQQQQQSTYYDFNNKWNTTVLKTENNTTTPAVQVPAINIPTYVNPHTQQHAQQQQQQQQQQQQQQQQQQQQQQQQQQQQQQQQQQQQQQQQQQQTVAHQQQQQQVPQPAHMQSSQAQSHLTNLTSYYPNFTQQIASQYTACMQQTAAAAGAIQHTLYNLNQQQTAAATASTSSTSASSHQQQQQQAQQQEEQQQQQAAQEAASNKVIVPNIEEELEFLSDTTPKQGYASASETAAATRITNSTTKPTNIGIYNPNTVAADAAGKAGTKSNATVAGGAGGVAGATNSSAANHSNAASAAGGGTANAGSSSSSSTTYVPPEKKPVVGTSIGEKKTQFMDSYLKFLQGDREEETASTAKGGRKNNYQKSAGGAGSGTGGGGGGGGGGGGGKRKQQQTQPTAEEAAIAAAHIAAMDGQGAGMLTGDDGHQIKILSQTQILPKKRPHAQMQAAAAAAAAAQSSSSGSNSHTGTSVIQQHPQHSEHQQQQQQQQQQQQQHEQSFRPYGQHQQQQQHHQQQQQQHHQQQQQQQQQQQQQQYCAQLGFGSASSAVAAGSSQDPLNLPPRREQCLRKAKTNSIAVLGTTTTAVATEDAMAEPDEFADSDTDPVWTPQEDDSEDSKGFKRKIARRTKSSPRKHFNQQPQQPQTQQQQQQQPQQQQQQQQHQTQQQQQPQQQQQQQQQQQQQQQSNAIVTNDGYTLNHDIASTSTSYTNSSGAGAASDNFKTGDFIVLRSDLVNDWPTIWQVDSKCILQKYEPFYQNGKMFYRNMSKYASWNLETKKLYLKAPVRIQVQSHTETIVEFLRSELLADDTEQFIEKIMEEYLSYRDHFEIYIQTMISQVLDPSFFSEITREKDEYFLGSVRAIDTIMDNCKRKLLSITPWTRSIIASIETWPKCHVFTEWGQNNLTQKNCAGCHQPGISVRFLLFGHTYNSNTMQSVPTDARITYEKDILLCRICAARADIFHKIAHEKYNLYINCSRRVTELQQENPSKTSTEILNDLLAEHNWIDELFRNMRNSWAEVESLERQKRFREVSQ; this comes from the exons ATGGACCCAAATTCGAGTCCCTGGCCTTATGCCTACAATCGTATAGTACCAGCGGCGAGTAGTACAACATCGGCCGACGACTTTCAGCATCCACATTTGGCCTCGAGTGCCCAGTCATTATTATTACAGGCGGCTCATTCGAATATTGCGGCAAATATTGCAGCCGGTGGCGGTAGTTTCGTATCGCCCTCACCCATTAGTGGCTACAATCCAGTTTTCCAACAAATCTATCATCATGCGGCCGCTGCCAGTGCTGTACAACCAAAACCTGCCCATTATGCCTCGTCGGCTGTTAATACACCACATCGCCAATTACAAATACCCGCCACTTTGGATAAACAATTGACCTCATTCCAAAATCAAGCTGCTATAGCTGCGGTCTCGTCGGCCGCCGCCGCTGTAGTCAATAATGCTGCAGCCGCCACAAATTACTATGGTGAGAATTCATCATCTAGTGGTGCTTCACCTTCGCCCACCACCTCAACCATAACACCGACTACGCTGAGTTGGAATACTCCAACCATGATTTCAAACACGTTCTTGGCCatgcaacagcaacagcagcaacaacaggctcagcaacagcaacaacaaagccaacagcagcagcagcatcagcaacaacaacagcttaATCTAGCTGCGGATAAGGTG CAAATCAAACAAGAAAATACACAATGTACTAAGGCTCAAGTAAAAGCCTACAATGATTTGTTATACCTCACACaattacaacaacagcaacagcaactgcagcagcaacaacaacagcagcagcaacaacaacagcagcagcaacagcagcagcaggagGAAGAGGAAACTACGTATTATACCATAGATGGTaaacattataaaattgtacGTAAATCACAAGCACAGCAGAATCAGCAgccacaacagcagcagcaagtGTTGCAAATAGAACAACAACATCCTAGTCCAGCATCGTCGACCACCACCCAGCAGCAATATCCCGTTTATGCCAGTCCAGCTCTAAGTTCGACTGGCAACTCTTCGCCAGCCTTACACAATGCTAATGTCAGTAATAACACCACCACCCCACCGCAAGTAATCGTTTATAAAACAACTACAGCCACGTCCGCCGAGTCGCCCATACGTCGTAGCACTCATGTTGCAAACGCTGGTTCGCCTGCAACATCGTCGAATACAGTTGCCTATTCGTCTGTGATACAAAGCACTTTGCAGCAACAGCAATTGcagcaacaacaccaacaacaacagcagcagcaacaacaacaacagcagcagcatcaatTGCATTTGTGGAAAATCGAAGATGCTGCTGGCCAAGAAGaagatgttaaaaatgttttacaattGCAGGTTAAACAAGAACATCAGAATTTGGATTACCATACGGGAGGAGGAATTGTTGGTGGCGGCGGCAATGTTGTCATGAGTGATAATCTTATATTCAATTTACCACCCGGCTTGGAAATCAAGCAAACCAGTGGTGGCATTAATGTTTGTCAggccaacaataataacaattcaCAACATTCGCCAACTGTATTACAACACactcagcagcagcagcagcaacatcaacagcaacaacaacaattattagcccagcaacagcagcaacagcaaaatTTATACAATGAACAAAAgttgcaacaacaacagcagcagcagcaacagcaacccGATAACAAACGTCGCCAGCACATGATTGCTAATATGTTAATGTCTCCTTCTCATACCACCACCTCTAcgaacaataataacaataacaataatacttCGTCTACATCTTCGTCGTCTTCCCACCATCACACTTCGGCCACAACGTCACAGATTCAAATAAATTCTAag GCCCAAGAGGAGAAacatcaacagcagcagcaacagttGGTGGTAACGAAATCGACCAAGACACCACGCAAGAGACAGCCAAAAAAGACGCTTATAACAAATGACTACGAATCGCAACAGAGTCCACAGCAACAGCAAGAATCTTCGACGGCCagtcatcatcagcagcagcaacaacagcaacagcatgtgcaacaacagcagcagcagcaacagcagcaacaacagcagcagcaacagcaatcGACTTACTATGATTTCAATAACAAATGGAATACTACGGTCTTAAAGACGGAGAACAATACGACAACACCAGCGGTACAAGTGCCCGCCATAAATATACCAACATACGTAAATCCTCATACGCAACAGCATgctcaacagcaacaacaacagcagcagcaacaacagcagcaacaacaacagcagcagcaacagcagcagcaacaacagcaacaacaacagcagcagcaacaacagcaacagcagcagcagcaacaacagcaaacagTGGcccatcagcagcagcagcagcaagtACCACAGCCTGCTCACATGCAGTCATCACAAGCCCAATCACACTTGACTAATCTGACATCGTATTATCCAAATTTCACACAACAAATTGCCTCACAATACACAGCTTGCATGCAACAGACCGCTGCAGCTGCCGGAGCAATACAGCACACACTCTACAATCTCAACCAACAGCAGACCGCTGCTGCGACGGCCTCAACGTCCTCGACCTCGGCGTCGTCgcaccaacaacaacagcagcaggcCCAACAGCAAGAggaacaacagcagcagcaggcCGCTCAGGAAGCCGCCTCCAACAAAGTCATCGTACCGAATATCGAAGAGGAATTGGAATTCCTGTCGGACACAACACCCAAACAGGGCTATGCCAGTGCCAGTGAAACAGCAGCCGCAACGCGCATTACCAACTCCACAACAAAGCCAACCAACATTGGTATCTACAATCCCAACACTGTAGCTGCCGATGCGGCCGGCAAAGCTGGCACAAAGTCGAATGCCACCGTAGCGGGAGGTGCTGGTGGAGTGGCCGGTGCCACGAATTCAAGTGCGGCTAATCATAGTAACGCTGCGTCTGCTGCTGGCGGAGGGACAGCGAATGCGGGCTCGTCGTCATCGTCTTCGACAACGTACGTGCCGCCCGAGAAGAAGCCCGTCGTGGGCACATCGATAGGCGAGAAGAAGACCCAATTCATGGACAGTTATTTGAAGTTCTTGCAAGGTGATAGGGAGGAGGAGACGGCATCGACGGCGAAAGGCGGACGCAAAAATAATTATCAGAAATCGGCAGGTGGTGCCGGCAGTGGCAccggtggtggtggtggtggaggAGGTGGAGGTGGTGGTGGAAAACGTAAACAGCAACAGACCCAGCCAACAGCGGAGGAGGCTGCCATAGCAGCTGCACACATCGCTGCCATGGATGGTCAGGGAGCTGGTATGCTGACCGGCGATGATGGTCATCAGATCAAGATCTTATCGCAGACAcaaattttacctaaaaaacgaCCACATGCACAAATGCAGGCTGCTGCCGCAGCGGCAGCTGCAGCACAATCCTCATCGTCCGGCTCAAATTCCCATACAGGTACTTCGGTCATACAGCAGCATCCCCAGCACTCGgaacatcagcagcagcaacaacagcagcagcaacaacaacagcagcatgaGCAATCATTCCGTCCCTATGGACAAcatcagcaacagcagcagcatcatcaacagcaacaacagcagcatcatcaacaacagcagcaacaacaacagcaacagcagcaacaacaatattgtgcACAATTAGGTTTTGGCTCCGCCTCATCGGCAGTCGCTGCTGGCTCCAGTCAAG ATCCCTTAAATTTACCACCTAGGCGTGAACAATGTTTGCGCAAGGCTAAAACTAATAGCATTGCTGTATTGGGCACCACCACCACCGCTGTTGCAACCGAGGATGCCATGGCAGAACCTGATGAATTTGCAGACTCTGATACAGATCCCGTTTGGACACCACAAGAAGATGAT agcGAAGATAGCAAAGGATTTAAGCGTAAAATTGCAAGACGCACTAAAAGTTCACCACGCAAACATTTCAATCAACaaccacaacaaccacaaacccagcagcagcaacaacaacagccgcagcaacagcagcaacaacagcaacatcaaacccaacaacaacaacagccacagcaacaacaacagcagcagcagcaacaacaacagcaacagcaatcAAATGCCATTGTAACCAATGATGGTTATACCTTAAATCACGACATTGCTAGCACTTCAACGAGTTATACAAATTCATCAGGCGCTGGCGCCGCTTCTGATAATTTCAAG ACCGGTGACTTTATAGTTTTACGTTCAGATTTAGTTAATGATTGGCCCACCATTTGGCAGGTAGATTCCaaatgtattttacaaaaatacgaACCTTTCTATCAAAATGGTAAAATGTTTTATCGCAATATGTCCAag tatgcTTCCTGgaatttggaaacaaaaaaattatacttaaaagctCCCGTACGCATACAAGTTCAATCTCATACCGAAACTATTGTGGAATTTCTACGTTCCGAACTGTTGGCCGATGATACCGAACAATTTATTGAGAAGATCATGGAAGAATATCTCTCATATCGTGATCATTTCGAAATCTATATACAAACTATGATCTCACAGGTTTTAGATCCTAGTTTCTTTTCGGAAATCACCCGGGAGAAAG ATGAATACTTCCTGGGCAGCGTGCGTGCGATCGACACCATCATGGATAATTGTAAACGTAAGCTGCTGTCGATAACACCCTGGACACGCAGCATTATCGCTTCGATAGAAACCTGGCCCAAGTGTCATGTCTTCACCGAATGGGGCCAGAATAATTTGACACAAAAGAATTGTGCCGGCTGCCATCAGCCGGGCATATCGGTGCGTTTCCTATTGTTTGGACACACCTACAATTCGAATACTATGCAATCAGTACCCACAGATGCACGTATAACTTATGAAAAG gaCATTTTACTTTGTCGCATTTGTGCTGCTCGTGCTGATATATTCCATAAAATTGCTCATGAGAAATATAATCTATATATCAATTGTTCTCGCCGCGTTACCGAGCTGCAGCAAGAGAATCCCAGCAAAACATCAACAGAAATTCTTAATGATTTACTGGCCGAACATAATTGGATAGATGAG
- the LOC135954244 gene encoding polyhomeotic-proximal chromatin protein isoform X1 → MDPNSSPWPYAYNRIVPAASSTTSADDFQHPHLASSAQSLLLQAAHSNIAANIAAGGGSFVSPSPISGYNPVFQQIYHHAAAASAVQPKPAHYASSAVNTPHRQLQIPATLDKQLTSFQNQAAIAAVSSAAAAVVNNAAAATNYYGENSSSSGASPSPTTSTITPTTLSWNTPTMISNTFLAMQQQQQQQQAQQQQQQSQQQQQHQQQQQLNLAADKVQIKQENTQCTKAQVKAYNDLLYLTQLQQQQQQLQQQQQQQQQQQQQQQQQQQEEEETTYYTIDGKHYKIVRKSQAQQNQQPQQQQQVLQIEQQHPSPASSTTTQQQYPVYASPALSSTGNSSPALHNANVSNNTTTPPQVIVYKTTTATSAESPIRRSTHVANAGSPATSSNTVAYSSVIQSTLQQQQLQQQHQQQQQQQQQQQQQHQLHLWKIEDAAGQEEDVKNVLQLQVKQEHQNLDYHTGGGIVGGGGNVVMSDNLIFNLPPGLEIKQTSGGINVCQANNNNNSQHSPTVLQHTQQQQQQHQQQQQQLLAQQQQQQQNLYNEQKLQQQQQQQQQQPDNKRRQHMIANMLMSPSHTTTSTNNNNNNNNTSSTSSSSSHHHTSATTSQIQINSKAQEEKHQQQQQQLVVTKSTKTPRKRQPKKTLITNDYESQQSPQQQQESSTASHHQQQQQQQQHVQQQQQQQQQQQQQQQQQSTYYDFNNKWNTTVLKTENNTTTPAVQVPAINIPTYVNPHTQQHAQQQQQQQQQQQQQQQQQQQQQQQQQQQQQQQQQQQQQQQQQQQTVAHQQQQQQVPQPAHMQSSQAQSHLTNLTSYYPNFTQQIASQYTACMQQTAAAAGAIQHTLYNLNQQQTAAATASTSSTSASSHQQQQQQAQQQEEQQQQQAAQEAASNKVIVPNIEEELEFLSDTTPKQGYASASETAAATRITNSTTKPTNIGIYNPNTVAADAAGKAGTKSNATVAGGAGGVAGATNSSAANHSNAASAAGGGTANAGSSSSSSTTYVPPEKKPVVGTSIGEKKTQFMDSYLKFLQGDREEETASTAKGGRKNNYQKSAGGAGSGTGGGGGGGGGGGGGKRKQQQTQPTAEEAAIAAAHIAAMDGQGAGMLTGDDGHQIKILSQTQILPKKRPHAQMQAAAAAAAAAQSSSSGSNSHTGTSVIQQHPQHSEHQQQQQQQQQQQQQHEQSFRPYGQHQQQQQHHQQQQQQHHQQQQQQQQQQQQQQYCAQLGFGSASSAVAAGSSQDPLNLPPRREQCLRKAKTNSIAVLGTTTTAVATEDAMAEPDEFADSDTDPVWTPQEDDSEDSKGFKRKIARRTKSSPRKHFNQQPQQPQTQQQQQQQPQQQQQQQQHQTQQQQQPQQQQQQQQQQQQQQQSNAIVTNDGYTLNHDIASTSTSYTNSSGAGAASDNFKTGDFIVLRSDLVNDWPTIWQVDSKCILQKYEPFYQNGKMFYRNMSKYASWNLETKKLYLKAPVRIQVQSHTETIVEFLRSELLADDTEQFIEKIMEEYLSYRDHFEIYIQTMISQVLDPSFFSEITREKAFSDEYFLGSVRAIDTIMDNCKRKLLSITPWTRSIIASIETWPKCHVFTEWGQNNLTQKNCAGCHQPGISVRFLLFGHTYNSNTMQSVPTDARITYEKDILLCRICAARADIFHKIAHEKYNLYINCSRRVTELQQENPSKTSTEILNDLLAEHNWIDELFRNMRNSWAEVESLERQKRFREVSQ, encoded by the exons ATGGACCCAAATTCGAGTCCCTGGCCTTATGCCTACAATCGTATAGTACCAGCGGCGAGTAGTACAACATCGGCCGACGACTTTCAGCATCCACATTTGGCCTCGAGTGCCCAGTCATTATTATTACAGGCGGCTCATTCGAATATTGCGGCAAATATTGCAGCCGGTGGCGGTAGTTTCGTATCGCCCTCACCCATTAGTGGCTACAATCCAGTTTTCCAACAAATCTATCATCATGCGGCCGCTGCCAGTGCTGTACAACCAAAACCTGCCCATTATGCCTCGTCGGCTGTTAATACACCACATCGCCAATTACAAATACCCGCCACTTTGGATAAACAATTGACCTCATTCCAAAATCAAGCTGCTATAGCTGCGGTCTCGTCGGCCGCCGCCGCTGTAGTCAATAATGCTGCAGCCGCCACAAATTACTATGGTGAGAATTCATCATCTAGTGGTGCTTCACCTTCGCCCACCACCTCAACCATAACACCGACTACGCTGAGTTGGAATACTCCAACCATGATTTCAAACACGTTCTTGGCCatgcaacagcaacagcagcaacaacaggctcagcaacagcaacaacaaagccaacagcagcagcagcatcagcaacaacaacagcttaATCTAGCTGCGGATAAGGTG CAAATCAAACAAGAAAATACACAATGTACTAAGGCTCAAGTAAAAGCCTACAATGATTTGTTATACCTCACACaattacaacaacagcaacagcaactgcagcagcaacaacaacagcagcagcaacaacaacagcagcagcaacagcagcagcaggagGAAGAGGAAACTACGTATTATACCATAGATGGTaaacattataaaattgtacGTAAATCACAAGCACAGCAGAATCAGCAgccacaacagcagcagcaagtGTTGCAAATAGAACAACAACATCCTAGTCCAGCATCGTCGACCACCACCCAGCAGCAATATCCCGTTTATGCCAGTCCAGCTCTAAGTTCGACTGGCAACTCTTCGCCAGCCTTACACAATGCTAATGTCAGTAATAACACCACCACCCCACCGCAAGTAATCGTTTATAAAACAACTACAGCCACGTCCGCCGAGTCGCCCATACGTCGTAGCACTCATGTTGCAAACGCTGGTTCGCCTGCAACATCGTCGAATACAGTTGCCTATTCGTCTGTGATACAAAGCACTTTGCAGCAACAGCAATTGcagcaacaacaccaacaacaacagcagcagcaacaacaacaacagcagcagcatcaatTGCATTTGTGGAAAATCGAAGATGCTGCTGGCCAAGAAGaagatgttaaaaatgttttacaattGCAGGTTAAACAAGAACATCAGAATTTGGATTACCATACGGGAGGAGGAATTGTTGGTGGCGGCGGCAATGTTGTCATGAGTGATAATCTTATATTCAATTTACCACCCGGCTTGGAAATCAAGCAAACCAGTGGTGGCATTAATGTTTGTCAggccaacaataataacaattcaCAACATTCGCCAACTGTATTACAACACactcagcagcagcagcagcaacatcaacagcaacaacaacaattattagcccagcaacagcagcaacagcaaaatTTATACAATGAACAAAAgttgcaacaacaacagcagcagcagcaacagcaacccGATAACAAACGTCGCCAGCACATGATTGCTAATATGTTAATGTCTCCTTCTCATACCACCACCTCTAcgaacaataataacaataacaataatacttCGTCTACATCTTCGTCGTCTTCCCACCATCACACTTCGGCCACAACGTCACAGATTCAAATAAATTCTAag GCCCAAGAGGAGAAacatcaacagcagcagcaacagttGGTGGTAACGAAATCGACCAAGACACCACGCAAGAGACAGCCAAAAAAGACGCTTATAACAAATGACTACGAATCGCAACAGAGTCCACAGCAACAGCAAGAATCTTCGACGGCCagtcatcatcagcagcagcaacaacagcaacagcatgtgcaacaacagcagcagcagcaacagcagcaacaacagcagcagcaacagcaatcGACTTACTATGATTTCAATAACAAATGGAATACTACGGTCTTAAAGACGGAGAACAATACGACAACACCAGCGGTACAAGTGCCCGCCATAAATATACCAACATACGTAAATCCTCATACGCAACAGCATgctcaacagcaacaacaacagcagcagcaacaacagcagcaacaacaacagcagcagcaacagcagcagcaacaacagcaacaacaacagcagcagcaacaacagcaacagcagcagcagcaacaacagcaaacagTGGcccatcagcagcagcagcagcaagtACCACAGCCTGCTCACATGCAGTCATCACAAGCCCAATCACACTTGACTAATCTGACATCGTATTATCCAAATTTCACACAACAAATTGCCTCACAATACACAGCTTGCATGCAACAGACCGCTGCAGCTGCCGGAGCAATACAGCACACACTCTACAATCTCAACCAACAGCAGACCGCTGCTGCGACGGCCTCAACGTCCTCGACCTCGGCGTCGTCgcaccaacaacaacagcagcaggcCCAACAGCAAGAggaacaacagcagcagcaggcCGCTCAGGAAGCCGCCTCCAACAAAGTCATCGTACCGAATATCGAAGAGGAATTGGAATTCCTGTCGGACACAACACCCAAACAGGGCTATGCCAGTGCCAGTGAAACAGCAGCCGCAACGCGCATTACCAACTCCACAACAAAGCCAACCAACATTGGTATCTACAATCCCAACACTGTAGCTGCCGATGCGGCCGGCAAAGCTGGCACAAAGTCGAATGCCACCGTAGCGGGAGGTGCTGGTGGAGTGGCCGGTGCCACGAATTCAAGTGCGGCTAATCATAGTAACGCTGCGTCTGCTGCTGGCGGAGGGACAGCGAATGCGGGCTCGTCGTCATCGTCTTCGACAACGTACGTGCCGCCCGAGAAGAAGCCCGTCGTGGGCACATCGATAGGCGAGAAGAAGACCCAATTCATGGACAGTTATTTGAAGTTCTTGCAAGGTGATAGGGAGGAGGAGACGGCATCGACGGCGAAAGGCGGACGCAAAAATAATTATCAGAAATCGGCAGGTGGTGCCGGCAGTGGCAccggtggtggtggtggtggaggAGGTGGAGGTGGTGGTGGAAAACGTAAACAGCAACAGACCCAGCCAACAGCGGAGGAGGCTGCCATAGCAGCTGCACACATCGCTGCCATGGATGGTCAGGGAGCTGGTATGCTGACCGGCGATGATGGTCATCAGATCAAGATCTTATCGCAGACAcaaattttacctaaaaaacgaCCACATGCACAAATGCAGGCTGCTGCCGCAGCGGCAGCTGCAGCACAATCCTCATCGTCCGGCTCAAATTCCCATACAGGTACTTCGGTCATACAGCAGCATCCCCAGCACTCGgaacatcagcagcagcaacaacagcagcagcaacaacaacagcagcatgaGCAATCATTCCGTCCCTATGGACAAcatcagcaacagcagcagcatcatcaacagcaacaacagcagcatcatcaacaacagcagcaacaacaacagcaacagcagcaacaacaatattgtgcACAATTAGGTTTTGGCTCCGCCTCATCGGCAGTCGCTGCTGGCTCCAGTCAAG ATCCCTTAAATTTACCACCTAGGCGTGAACAATGTTTGCGCAAGGCTAAAACTAATAGCATTGCTGTATTGGGCACCACCACCACCGCTGTTGCAACCGAGGATGCCATGGCAGAACCTGATGAATTTGCAGACTCTGATACAGATCCCGTTTGGACACCACAAGAAGATGAT agcGAAGATAGCAAAGGATTTAAGCGTAAAATTGCAAGACGCACTAAAAGTTCACCACGCAAACATTTCAATCAACaaccacaacaaccacaaacccagcagcagcaacaacaacagccgcagcaacagcagcaacaacagcaacatcaaacccaacaacaacaacagccacagcaacaacaacagcagcagcagcaacaacaacagcaacagcaatcAAATGCCATTGTAACCAATGATGGTTATACCTTAAATCACGACATTGCTAGCACTTCAACGAGTTATACAAATTCATCAGGCGCTGGCGCCGCTTCTGATAATTTCAAG ACCGGTGACTTTATAGTTTTACGTTCAGATTTAGTTAATGATTGGCCCACCATTTGGCAGGTAGATTCCaaatgtattttacaaaaatacgaACCTTTCTATCAAAATGGTAAAATGTTTTATCGCAATATGTCCAag tatgcTTCCTGgaatttggaaacaaaaaaattatacttaaaagctCCCGTACGCATACAAGTTCAATCTCATACCGAAACTATTGTGGAATTTCTACGTTCCGAACTGTTGGCCGATGATACCGAACAATTTATTGAGAAGATCATGGAAGAATATCTCTCATATCGTGATCATTTCGAAATCTATATACAAACTATGATCTCACAGGTTTTAGATCCTAGTTTCTTTTCGGAAATCACCCGGGAGAAAG cCTTTTCAGATGAATACTTCCTGGGCAGCGTGCGTGCGATCGACACCATCATGGATAATTGTAAACGTAAGCTGCTGTCGATAACACCCTGGACACGCAGCATTATCGCTTCGATAGAAACCTGGCCCAAGTGTCATGTCTTCACCGAATGGGGCCAGAATAATTTGACACAAAAGAATTGTGCCGGCTGCCATCAGCCGGGCATATCGGTGCGTTTCCTATTGTTTGGACACACCTACAATTCGAATACTATGCAATCAGTACCCACAGATGCACGTATAACTTATGAAAAG gaCATTTTACTTTGTCGCATTTGTGCTGCTCGTGCTGATATATTCCATAAAATTGCTCATGAGAAATATAATCTATATATCAATTGTTCTCGCCGCGTTACCGAGCTGCAGCAAGAGAATCCCAGCAAAACATCAACAGAAATTCTTAATGATTTACTGGCCGAACATAATTGGATAGATGAG